Sequence from the Candidatus Saccharibacteria bacterium oral taxon 488 genome:
CAGTTTTTCAGCATAGTCAAGCGTTTTCTGGCGCACCGCCGCGTCCACATCGTCAGTCATACATTGCTTAACCAAACCAATCTTTTTCTTGGTAAAGCCTGGCTGGTTCTGCCAAAAGTCCGGCAGCGTCGTCATATCCTTGCCGTCGCGGCCCGCCATAATTTCCATCACCAAATTAGCATCATCAGCATTCGTGGTGAAACAACCAATGGTGTCGGTGCTCGAGGCCATAGCTACTACGCCGTAGCGACTGACTGCACCGTAGGTTGGCTTGACACCGACCACGCCGTTAAAGCTGGCCGGCTGACGAATTGAACCGCCAGTATCTGTGCCCAGTGCAAACGGTACCACGTTAAGCGCCGTCACTACCGCCGAACCGCCCGAAGAACCGCCGGCTACCCGAGTTTTATCCGTAGCGTTTTTGGTCGGACCAAAGGCTGAGTTTTCCGTCGAACCGCCGTGAGCAAAGGCGTCCAAGTTCGCCTTGCCAATGCAAATTGCACCTTCAGCTTCTAATTTTTCAACGGCTGTTGCCTGGAGCGGCGCCTCAAAATTCTCGAGCATTTTTGAAGCAGCAGTTGTCGGCGCCCCAAAGGCCAAGAAATTATCTTTTACCACAAACGGCACGCCAGCCAGCCGGCCAGAAATTTCACCCTTATCCACCAGTTCGGCACGCTCCAGCGCCCGCTCTTCTGTCAAACTCAGCAGCGCATAATATTCTTCAGTGTCGCGCGCTCGCCGCAGTGCTTCTTTAACATTTTCGACCGCGCTTTTTCTGGCAAAATCACTAATCTGGCTCATTACAATACCTGCGGCACTTTCACTTGACTATTCTGTTTTTCAGGCGCCAAGTTAAGCAGTACTTCTCTGGAAACCCCTGACTGAACCTCATCTTCGCGCCAGACATTCTCTAGTCCCGTCACTTGATAAGTTGGCTCCACACCCGCCGTATCAAGCTCACCGAGCTGCTCAATATAGCCAATTATATTTTCCAAATCTTGGCGCAGTCCATCAACTTCATCATCAGCTAATGCCAGACTACTCAAACTCGCCAAGTGCTGAATATCACTGGTAGAAATAGTTGTCATACAGTCTATTATAGCACTGTCTCAAGGAAAATCTAATAACTTAGCAGTCGCGGCGAATGGAGCGTCACCATCTGCGGCAGACCGTACATACTCATTCCTGAACCAAGTGATAACCCACCGCGGTTCCAACCGATAGCCGCCGCCGTTGCCGCATCGGTTGCCGCATTTGGTGCGTCTGGTCGCTCAATGTAGCTAATCTTGTTGGCCCCACGATCCGCTACGTACACTCGACCATCTGGGCCGCGCAAAACTTGTCCACCGCCATCACCGCCAAGTCCTTTCCAGTCAGGGTGATTTGGCGTTGATGAGTTAGGGAGCGAATCAGATATTACACAATCCCTGAAATGCTCGCAGCCGGTAAACCCGATAAACCGCTCACTTGTTTTGATAGCACTACTATTGCGACTAGTAATGTCATACCGGAACAGTTCACCGGTATATATTTTTGACACATAGACATGACTACCATTAGGCGAGAAATCAGCTGCATACCCTAGGCTATTATCAAGTGGATCATTGTTATATACACCGACCGACCAATGAGCAATTGGCGTCATGTTAGTGTCAGCCCCAGATATATCAAATACGTGTAATACTCCAGCGTTACCATTACGATTTGGACAGACACTACCCCCCATAAACACCAGCATTTTGGTGGCCTCGTTGTTAAAGTTAATCGAGCCGAATCCCGTTCGCGAAGGACTTGATGGATTTGGTTGCACGATACACGGCTGAGCCGGACCAGACGGCACATTATACACTGCTGCATTTGGCGTCTGAATAGTCGCTCCGTTGTCGGTCGAGAAAATATTGAAGGCATAGACTTGATTCGGCGAACCCGGCCGATAGGTATATACCACCGCACCATTTCCCGCATTATTCGGCACGGCATTCATCGCCTCGCCAGAATAGTTGCGCGAAAAACTGCCCGCCATGCCAATGGACATGTTCTTTTTCGTCACTCGTCCGAGTGGATCATTGGTAAAATCAACGACGTGGTAGTATAACGTACCGAATTTTGCCCGCTCACGACCATTTGCCGAGTTTGATACTACGAGATATTTAGACTCTTCCTTATTGATCGGGAAAGCAACCACTGCCTGCGTACCAGTACGTGAACCGCACAATCCCTGTGGTGATTCACTATAGTATGCTGTTTGACCATCGTCACATGTTGGATTGCCATCGGGAGCCGAGCTATCAACCTGCATAATATTCCGTGCCGAGTTCCAGATACGAAGTCCGTCAGAGTAGAATTTCAAATTACCATTACGATCGGAAATCGTTGTTAAACCCTCATGGGACGGGCCACTTGAGTGTGTTGGATGAGGGTGTGGAGTCGGTTTATTTGACCCGCCCGCACCGAAATCGAGACAGACTGAGCCACCGATACACCACCAGCGCTTACTGGCGCGCGTCCCCTTAAAATCAACTTCCGGGATAGCTTGCTGGCGTGAATTGTAAATATAGGTCTTATACGGGCGGCCATCAGATTTTCGAATCAACTCAAGGTAGCCCTTGACATCAGCACGCCGCGGGTTAGTTGTTGAGGTGTATTCACCAATAAAATACGAACGTAATTTGTCATTACGAAATACGTCAATCGCTGTACCATTGCCGCGGCAATCAGTACCTGGACGCACGCCCGAGGCAATGGCACTGTCATGGCCACGACTGATACATTCATTCATCCGCACCACGCCGGCCTCAGCCGCTTCGCGCGCCAGCTGATTATAATACTGCTCCATCAAGGCATTAGCTGCTGCCGACGCCAGCTGGAGACCAGCCAACAAAATCAGCAACAGCATAATGCTCGCTACAAGGACGGTCGGCAAGACGAACCCACCGTCCTTATCCCACCCAGACGCTTTGTTAGTCACATCCAACTCCGTACTTATCGCACATTGTCGAACGGATGTTGCGCTGCACATTGGTTCTAGTGTATGTCGACCCAGTATCGTGTACCTGGACGGCTGCCGTGATCGCCCCGGCAACCAGTACCGCTCCGGCTGCACCCAGCAAAATCAGAGACATTGTCTTAGATGTGTTACGGCCAGAAATAATCCCCTTGAGCATCCACAACGTCACGCCGATTACCCCTAATGCCAAGAGATATGGCACAAACTCGGCGAGATATAGCGCACCATACACCCTATCGGCACTGCCCGCACCGATAAATAGTAGTGAACTAATGAGAACTGTTATTATTTTTGCTACAAGCACTATTGCTGGAATTATTAATGCACCAAATGCGCCGTATGTTACTACTTTATACGCTGTCCGGCTAGTGTAGTTGTCGCGGTCCGAGATAGCCCGCGAGACACGACCAAATGTAATAAGCGCAACGACTGCAAATAGTGTCGCCAACACACCCGCCATGACGATACCCGTCCCTGGTGTCACCATATTTATTGACAGTATGTCAGCCAACCAGCCACCAATCGAAGTCGAAGTCGTTGTCGTTGCACCATTAGCCTTCACCCAAGCGCCAAACAACGCCACCAATACCTGCGCAAATAACAACGCCGAAACGACTGTTGATACCATCGCCAGCAGATACTCAAATGTCAGCCACTTTGCCTTGCCGCGATTTGGATCAACTGTAGCCTGAGGGTAGTATGCTGTTGGCTGCGATGCATACTGTGGAGCTGGCGGAACATCTGTGTCCTGTGCCGGCTGCACCATCTCTGGTGTTGATGTTATTTTCTTTTGTGTCATAATTATTACCTCCGCTTATGCTACCCTCATTCTACATGGTCTGGCGAATTTCTGCAATCAAATCACGCAGCTCCGCGGCTTTTTCAAACTCCAGGTTGGCGCTATGCAGCTCCATTTGACCAGTCAACTCCTTGATCAGCGTCGGATATTCGTCCTTTGGAATCTTCTTCAAATCAAGTTTTGGCTTTTTGTCCGATTCTTTTTGCGGGATGATAGAACGCAAGCCATCGTCAATCTTCTTTTGAATAGTTTGCGGCGTGATGCCATGCTCTTCGTCATATTGCTGCTGGATCGCACGCCGACGATTCGTCTCATCAATCGCTCGCCGCATACTGTCAGTCACATTGTCGCCGTACATCAGCACTCGCCCATCCACATGCCGCGCCGCCCGGCCAATCGTCTGAATCAGTGCCTGCTCACTACGAAGGAACCCTTCTTTATCAGCGTCCATAATCGCCACCAAACTGACTTCTGGCAGATCCAGCCCCTCGCGCAGCAAATTGATACCAACCAAGACGTCGTACGTTCCCAGTCGCAGATCCTTCAAAATATCGCCGCGTTCCAGCGTGTCAATTTCACTGTGTAGATACGCCGTTTTCACGCCATTGTCCGTCAAATAAGCGCTCAAATCCTCGGCCATGCGCTTGGTCAAGGTGGTCACCAGTACGCGGTGGCCCTTGGCGATGGTCTGGCGAATCTCCTCCATCAAATCATCAACCTGCCCGTCAGTCGGCCGCACCTCAATCGGCGGATCAAGCAGCCCCGTCGGCCGAATCAACTGTTCAGCCGGCTTTGGCGAGTGAGCCAGTTCATAGTCGCCCGGCGTAGCAGAAACATAAATCGCCTGATGAATATGCTGATCAAATTCATCAAACCTCAGTGGACGATTATCCAGCGCACTCGGCAAACGAAAACCATGTTCCACCAACACTTCCTTGCGCGCCCGGTCGCCGTTATACATGCCGCGGACTTGGGGCAAGGTCATATGCGACTCATCGACCAGTAGCAGCCAATCATCGGGAAAATAATCAATCAACGTTGCCGGCTGCTCGCCTGACTCGCGGTCAGTCAGATAGCGCGAATAATTCTCAATGCCTTTGACAAAGCCAGTTTCTTTCAGCATCTCCAGGTCATATTTAGTGCGCTGAGCTAGGCGCTGTGCCTCCAGTAATTTGTCGTGCGACTCAAACCATTTCAGCCGCTCGTCAAATTCTTTTTCGATGCCAGTGATGGCTTTTTCAATTCGTTCACGCGGCGTCGAATAGTGGCTAGACGGGAAAATCGTCAGGCTAGCTGGCTGATCCAAAATCTCGCCAGTCAGCGGATCGATTCGCGTGAGTCTCTCAACTTCATCGCCAAAAAACTCCACTCGCACCGCCGTGTCCTGCCCAGCCGGGAAAATATCCACCACGTCGCCACGCACCCTGAAAGTACCGCGCACGAAATCAACATCATTGCGCTTATACTGAATATCAGTCAGCAAGCGAATAAACTTATCCTGCACCCGCCGCTCGCCGACCGTCAATTGGATCGCCATATCAGCATACGTCTCCGGCGAGCCAATGCCGTAAATACAAGACACGCTCGCCACGATAATAACGTCGCGCCGCGTCAGCAGCGCCGAGGTCGCCGCATGCCGCAGCCGATCGATTTCATCATTAATTTTTGAGTCTTTCTCAATGTAGGTGTCGCTACTGGCGATGTAGGCT
This genomic interval carries:
- the gatA gene encoding Asp-tRNA(Asn)/Glu-tRNA(Gln) amidotransferase subunit GatA, whose translation is MSQISDFARKSAVENVKEALRRARDTEEYYALLSLTEERALERAELVDKGEISGRLAGVPFVVKDNFLAFGAPTTAASKMLENFEAPLQATAVEKLEAEGAICIGKANLDAFAHGGSTENSAFGPTKNATDKTRVAGGSSGGSAVVTALNVVPFALGTDTGGSIRQPASFNGVVGVKPTYGAVSRYGVVAMASSTDTIGCFTTNADDANLVMEIMAGRDGKDMTTLPDFWQNQPGFTKKKIGLVKQCMTDDVDAAVRQKTLDYAEKLKQLGYGIEEVDLDMMQYSLAMYYIIVPAELSSNLARYDGVRYGHRAAEVKTLAELYGRSRNEGFMTENKRRIMIGSFVLSSGFFDAYYMQAQKARTLLINEFKKLFTEYDALLMPTAPTPAFKLGENTGDPIKMYLSDIMTVPASLAGLPAISVPAGSNDEGLPIGVQLVGNYRSDGSLLKLAAEVEVI
- the gatC gene encoding Asp-tRNA(Asn)/Glu-tRNA(Gln) amidotransferase subunit GatC, which codes for MTTISTSDIQHLASLSSLALADDEVDGLRQDLENIIGYIEQLGELDTAGVEPTYQVTGLENVWREDEVQSGVSREVLLNLAPEKQNSQVKVPQVL
- the uvrB gene encoding excinuclease ABC subunit UvrB, whose translation is MNQFNLVSRYQPTGDQPTAIAQLVDGLERGEREQTLLGVTGSGKTFTMANIIARANVPTLVLAHNKTLAAQLFSEFKEFFPDNEVHYFVSYFDYYQPEAYIASSDTYIEKDSKINDEIDRLRHAATSALLTRRDVIIVASVSCIYGIGSPETYADMAIQLTVGERRVQDKFIRLLTDIQYKRNDVDFVRGTFRVRGDVVDIFPAGQDTAVRVEFFGDEVERLTRIDPLTGEILDQPASLTIFPSSHYSTPRERIEKAITGIEKEFDERLKWFESHDKLLEAQRLAQRTKYDLEMLKETGFVKGIENYSRYLTDRESGEQPATLIDYFPDDWLLLVDESHMTLPQVRGMYNGDRARKEVLVEHGFRLPSALDNRPLRFDEFDQHIHQAIYVSATPGDYELAHSPKPAEQLIRPTGLLDPPIEVRPTDGQVDDLMEEIRQTIAKGHRVLVTTLTKRMAEDLSAYLTDNGVKTAYLHSEIDTLERGDILKDLRLGTYDVLVGINLLREGLDLPEVSLVAIMDADKEGFLRSEQALIQTIGRAARHVDGRVLMYGDNVTDSMRRAIDETNRRRAIQQQYDEEHGITPQTIQKKIDDGLRSIIPQKESDKKPKLDLKKIPKDEYPTLIKELTGQMELHSANLEFEKAAELRDLIAEIRQTM